A genomic segment from Nocardiopsis sp. Huas11 encodes:
- a CDS encoding energy-coupling factor transporter transmembrane protein EcfT, translating into MSGRETPAETAAVPGEGAARWTGDAPTVAAPGEGGARAWLTGLNPAAKLLAALVLALGLVPAVDAVTGGVVLAAVLLVVPFSGIDRRTLLVLGGPFILMGLSSGLVNYLYGEEGVSGAIGAAVRLLAIALPGLLAAVSSDPTEMSDGLVQRLRLPERPAMGVLAALRLIPLLAHQWRTITLARRARGLEAGVNPVAVVRLFFGRLFALLVRSIRTGTLLAMAMDARAFGTGRRSHARRSRWRAADTLLIAGSALLLVAAYGCSARLGTLVLLFS; encoded by the coding sequence ATGAGCGGCAGGGAGACCCCGGCGGAGACGGCGGCCGTGCCGGGTGAGGGGGCCGCGCGGTGGACGGGGGACGCGCCGACCGTGGCCGCCCCCGGCGAGGGCGGCGCCCGGGCCTGGCTGACCGGCCTGAACCCGGCGGCCAAACTGCTCGCCGCGCTCGTCCTGGCCCTGGGTCTCGTCCCGGCCGTGGACGCGGTGACCGGCGGCGTGGTGCTGGCCGCCGTCCTGCTGGTGGTCCCGTTCAGCGGGATCGACCGGCGCACGCTGCTCGTCCTGGGCGGCCCGTTCATCCTGATGGGCCTGTCCAGCGGGCTGGTCAACTACCTGTACGGCGAGGAGGGCGTCTCCGGCGCGATCGGGGCGGCGGTCCGGCTGCTCGCCATCGCCCTGCCCGGCCTGCTGGCGGCGGTCAGCAGCGACCCCACGGAGATGTCCGACGGGCTCGTACAGCGGCTCCGGCTGCCCGAGCGGCCGGCCATGGGCGTGCTGGCGGCCCTGCGGCTCATCCCGCTGCTCGCCCACCAGTGGCGGACCATCACCCTGGCCAGGCGGGCGCGCGGCCTGGAGGCCGGGGTCAACCCGGTGGCGGTGGTCCGGCTCTTCTTCGGACGGCTGTTCGCGCTCCTGGTGCGGTCCATCCGGACCGGGACGCTGCTGGCCATGGCGATGGACGCCCGGGCCTTCGGGACCGGGCGGCGCTCGCACGCGCGCCGCAGCCGCTGGCGGGCGGCCGACACCCTGTTGATCGCCGGATCCGCGCTCCTGCTGGTGGCGGCCTACGGATGCTCCGCACGGCTGGGCACCCTGGTGCTGCTGTTCTCGTGA
- a CDS encoding enoyl-CoA hydratase/isomerase family protein yields MGEFVRVETDPEHPAVAVVRIDRPKALNALNGQVTGEIAVAATRVSADESVRAVVLYGGERAFVAGADIKEMAELSAAQMREYSRALQDALTAVARIPKPVVAAISGYALGGGCELALCADFRVAGEKARLGQPEIQLGVIPGAGGTQRLPRLVGPARAKEMIFSGRHVRAEEALRIGLVDEVAPDAEVYSAAMAMAARYTDGPAVALAAAKEAVDRGLETDLDTGLEIERLQFSGLFATEDQKSGMRSFIEEGPGKATFQGR; encoded by the coding sequence GTGGGCGAGTTCGTGCGGGTGGAGACCGATCCGGAGCATCCGGCCGTGGCCGTCGTCCGGATCGACCGGCCCAAGGCCCTGAACGCGCTGAACGGCCAGGTGACGGGGGAGATCGCGGTCGCGGCGACCCGGGTCTCGGCCGACGAGTCGGTGCGCGCGGTGGTCCTCTACGGCGGTGAGCGGGCGTTCGTGGCCGGCGCCGACATCAAGGAGATGGCGGAGCTGAGCGCCGCGCAGATGCGGGAGTACTCCCGTGCGCTGCAGGACGCCCTGACCGCCGTCGCCCGGATCCCGAAGCCCGTGGTGGCGGCGATCAGCGGCTACGCCCTGGGCGGCGGCTGCGAGCTGGCCCTGTGCGCGGACTTCCGGGTGGCGGGCGAGAAGGCCCGGTTGGGTCAGCCGGAGATCCAGCTGGGCGTCATCCCGGGCGCGGGCGGCACCCAGCGCCTGCCGCGCCTGGTGGGGCCGGCGCGGGCCAAGGAGATGATCTTCAGCGGTCGGCACGTGCGCGCCGAGGAGGCGCTGCGGATCGGCCTGGTGGACGAGGTCGCCCCCGACGCCGAGGTCTACTCCGCGGCGATGGCGATGGCCGCCCGCTACACGGACGGCCCGGCGGTCGCCCTGGCCGCCGCCAAGGAGGCCGTCGACCGCGGGCTGGAGACCGACCTGGACACCGGTCTGGAGATCGAGCGGCTGCAGTTCTCCGGGCTGTTCGCCACGGAGGACCAGAAGAGCGGGATGCGCAGCTTCATCGAGGAGGGACCGGGCAAGGCGACCTTCCAGGGGCGCTGA